In Clostridium novyi, one genomic interval encodes:
- a CDS encoding site-specific integrase, translating into MKTVEPIRDIKLIKAMRTYLKGESTRNELLFVFGINVGLRISDILKLKFSDLVYPDFKIKDSCLIKEKKTTKSNRFYIGPIIKKVLETYIKETKPESLDEYIFKSRKGVNKPISRQHAWYILNNAAESIGIVKKDDNGNIISGEIDTHSLRKTFGYHAYNKGVSLEILMQIFNHSSKRETLRYIGITEDEKKEVYLMSNLG; encoded by the coding sequence ATGAAAACAGTTGAACCAATTAGAGATATAAAATTAATAAAAGCTATGAGAACGTACTTAAAGGGTGAAAGTACAAGAAATGAATTACTATTTGTATTTGGAATAAACGTAGGACTTAGAATTAGTGATATTTTAAAATTAAAGTTTTCGGATCTTGTGTACCCAGATTTTAAAATAAAGGATTCTTGTTTAATTAAAGAAAAGAAAACTACAAAAAGCAATAGGTTTTATATTGGCCCAATTATAAAAAAAGTTTTAGAAACCTACATAAAAGAAACAAAACCAGAATCTTTAGATGAATACATATTCAAAAGTAGAAAAGGAGTAAATAAACCAATCTCACGTCAGCATGCTTGGTACATATTAAATAATGCAGCTGAATCCATTGGTATTGTTAAAAAAGATGACAATGGAAATATAATTTCCGGGGAAATCGATACTCACTCTCTTCGTAAAACCTTTGGCTATCATGCTTATAATAAAGGGGTATCCCTTGAGATATTAATGCAAATTTTTAACCATTCATCAAAACGTGAAACTTTAAGATATATTGGAATTACTGAGGATGAGAAAAAAGAAGTTTATCTTATGAGTAATTTAGGTTAG
- a CDS encoding MogA/MoaB family molybdenum cofactor biosynthesis protein, with translation MIKVAILTISDKGSKGERVDITGTALKELLEKEEYKIEYYKVIPDEMDEIIEEIIKASDNLKVDLILTNGGTGFSKRDITPEATFKVMHKEAPGISEAMRLNSLKITPKAMLSRGVSGIRNNTLIINLPGSPKGAVENIQVVLPALKHGIEILKGEVSECAR, from the coding sequence GAGAGAGTAGATATTACAGGAACAGCTTTAAAAGAATTATTAGAAAAAGAAGAATATAAAATAGAATACTATAAGGTTATTCCAGATGAAATGGATGAAATTATAGAAGAGATAATAAAGGCAAGTGATAATTTAAAGGTAGATTTGATACTTACAAATGGGGGAACTGGGTTTTCAAAAAGAGATATTACCCCAGAGGCTACATTTAAAGTAATGCATAAGGAAGCACCTGGTATATCAGAAGCTATGAGATTAAACTCTTTAAAAATTACTCCTAAAGCTATGTTATCAAGGGGAGTATCTGGTATAAGAAATAATACTCTCATTATAAATTTACCAGGCAGTCCCAAGGGAGCAGTTGAAAATATTCAAGTAGTATTACCTGCCCTTAAACATGGTATTGAAATACTAAAAGGGGAAGTTTCAGAGTGTGCAAGATAG
- the moaA gene encoding GTP 3',8-cyclase MoaA, with protein sequence MLDSYGRRVEYLRISLTEKCNLKCIYCMPKESYLEERHCTKKISNEEIIKFLKASVNLGIKKVRYTGGEPLIVKDIDKLIYDTGKIPEINDISITTNGILLYDMVEELKNSGLKRVNISLDTLKEDRFKKITRNGDINKVFQGIDKCLSLGMTSLKINVVLLKGINDNEIGDFINLTKKLPIDVRFIELMPIGEGIKFYKNSLMTSEEVLQRFPMLVKIKNKGISTAELYKLRNGKGRVGFISPLSCKFCKECNKIRLTSEGIIKPCLHSQEELSIKEYIDNEVLLISKIKEAILSKPEEHNMELRKKSETERMMFQIGG encoded by the coding sequence ATGTTAGATAGTTACGGAAGAAGAGTAGAATACCTAAGAATTTCATTGACAGAGAAATGTAATTTAAAATGCATTTACTGTATGCCAAAGGAATCATATTTAGAGGAAAGACATTGTACCAAAAAAATTAGTAATGAAGAAATAATTAAATTTTTAAAGGCTTCAGTAAATTTAGGAATAAAAAAAGTAAGGTATACTGGTGGAGAGCCCCTTATAGTTAAAGACATAGATAAACTTATTTATGATACAGGGAAAATACCTGAAATTAATGATATATCAATAACTACTAATGGAATACTTCTTTATGATATGGTAGAAGAATTAAAAAATTCAGGACTTAAAAGAGTAAATATAAGTCTTGATACATTAAAGGAAGATAGATTTAAAAAGATAACAAGAAATGGAGATATAAATAAAGTATTTCAAGGTATTGATAAATGTTTAAGTCTTGGAATGACTTCTTTAAAGATAAATGTAGTACTTTTAAAGGGAATAAATGATAATGAAATAGGAGATTTTATAAATTTAACAAAGAAACTACCTATAGATGTAAGGTTTATTGAACTTATGCCTATAGGGGAAGGAATTAAGTTTTACAAAAATTCACTTATGACATCAGAAGAAGTTTTACAAAGGTTTCCTATGCTTGTTAAAATTAAAAATAAAGGCATTAGTACAGCAGAGTTATATAAATTAAGAAATGGAAAGGGAAGAGTAGGATTTATTAGTCCTTTAAGTTGTAAGTTTTGTAAAGAGTGTAATAAAATAAGACTTACGTCAGAGGGAATAATAAAACCTTGTTTACATTCTCAAGAAGAGCTAAGTATTAAAGAGTATATAGATAATGAAGTTTTACTTATTTCAAAAATAAAAGAAGCTATATTAAGTAAACCTGAAGAACATAATATGGAATTAAGGAAAAAAAGTGAAACAGAAAGAATGATGTTTCAAATAGGAGGATAG
- the moaC gene encoding cyclic pyranopterin monophosphate synthase MoaC: MNEKELTHINKQGRARMVDVSYKDKTKRVGVAFASIYMKKETLMKIKEGSIKKGDVLSVAQVGGIMAAKNTPSIIPMCHSIMLSGCDISFKFHEKDCKIDIVAEAKTIGETGVEMEALTAVSVAALTIYDMCKAIDREMVVSDIKLLKKTGGKSGEFIRK; this comes from the coding sequence ATGAATGAAAAAGAACTTACTCATATAAATAAACAGGGACGAGCAAGAATGGTAGATGTAAGCTATAAAGATAAAACTAAAAGAGTTGGAGTTGCTTTTGCTAGTATATATATGAAAAAGGAAACTTTAATGAAAATTAAAGAAGGAAGTATAAAAAAGGGGGATGTTCTTTCAGTAGCTCAAGTAGGAGGAATAATGGCAGCTAAAAATACTCCTAGTATAATTCCAATGTGTCATTCTATTATGCTTTCAGGATGTGATATTAGTTTTAAATTTCATGAAAAAGATTGCAAAATAGATATTGTAGCCGAAGCAAAAACTATAGGTGAAACTGGAGTGGAAATGGAGGCACTTACTGCTGTTTCAGTAGCAGCACTTACTATATATGATATGTGTAAAGCTATAGATAGAGAAATGGTGGTTTCAGATATAAAACTTCTAAAAAAAACAGGTGGAAAATCAGGAGAGTTTATTAGAAAATAG